One genomic segment of Natrononativus amylolyticus includes these proteins:
- a CDS encoding V-type ATP synthase subunit C, with the protein MSAEASNPEYVNARVRSRRAALFADEDYRKLIRMGPSEIARFMEETEYEREINALGTRFSGVDLIEYALNRNLAKHFNDLLEWSQGRIYDLIARYLRKFDVWNIKTIIRGIYTDTPAEEIQTDLIRAGELEDSTLDRLLEVSEIEDAIDLLYGTIFYEPLAEAYQVYEETGTLVPLENALDREFYEHLLDDLGRPREGPEAMYVEFLQAEIDFRNARNALRLARSGAELDPAEYYIEGGVLFDASELNLLVNDYDELVSHIADSRRYGGRLSTALDRLRDADSLIQFEHALDAALLEYSDKLSSIYPVSVSAVFSYILAKEREVENIRAIARGREVGLTENEIEEELVVL; encoded by the coding sequence GTGAGCGCTGAAGCCTCGAATCCGGAATACGTGAACGCCCGCGTTCGGTCGCGCCGAGCCGCGCTGTTCGCCGACGAGGACTACCGGAAGCTGATCCGGATGGGGCCGAGCGAGATCGCACGGTTCATGGAGGAAACCGAGTACGAACGCGAGATCAACGCGCTCGGGACGCGCTTTTCCGGCGTCGACCTGATCGAGTACGCGTTGAACCGAAACCTCGCAAAGCACTTCAACGACTTACTCGAGTGGTCCCAGGGTCGGATCTACGACTTGATCGCCCGCTACCTCCGGAAGTTCGACGTCTGGAACATCAAGACGATCATCCGCGGGATCTACACCGACACCCCCGCCGAGGAGATCCAGACGGACCTCATCCGGGCGGGCGAACTCGAGGATTCGACCCTCGATCGGCTGCTCGAGGTGAGCGAGATCGAGGACGCGATCGACCTGCTGTACGGGACCATCTTCTACGAACCGCTGGCCGAGGCCTACCAGGTCTACGAGGAGACGGGCACCCTCGTCCCCCTCGAGAACGCGCTCGACCGGGAGTTCTACGAGCATCTCCTCGACGACCTCGGACGGCCCCGTGAAGGTCCGGAGGCGATGTACGTCGAGTTCCTGCAGGCCGAGATCGACTTCCGGAACGCCCGGAACGCGCTTCGACTCGCTCGCAGCGGCGCCGAACTCGACCCCGCGGAGTACTACATCGAGGGCGGCGTGCTGTTCGACGCTTCGGAGCTGAACCTGCTGGTCAACGACTACGACGAACTCGTCTCCCACATCGCCGACAGCCGGCGGTACGGTGGTCGGCTCTCGACGGCGCTCGACCGGCTGCGCGATGCCGACAGCCTCATCCAGTTCGAACACGCCCTCGACGCCGCGTTGCTCGAGTACTCCGACAAGCTCTCGAGTATCTATCCCGTCTCGGTGTCTGCGGTGTTTTCGTACATCCTCGCCAAGGAGCGCGAGGTCGAGAACATCCGCGCGATCGCCCGCGGCCGGGAGGTCGGCCTCACCGAAAACGAGATCGAAGAGGAGCTGGTGGTGCTATGA
- a CDS encoding V-type ATP synthase subunit E: MSLDTVVEDIREEAHARAEEIRAEGETRAEEIEAAAEEDADEILESAEREVEREIEQLREQRLSSAKLEAKQKRLEARRDVLGEVRDGVEAEIAGLEGDTREELTRELLDAASVEFDTGDEVHVYGRASDADLLTAILTEYNGYEYAGEYDCLGGVVVESEGSRVRVNNTFDSILEDVWEDNLREISGRLFEQ; encoded by the coding sequence ATGAGTTTGGACACAGTCGTCGAGGACATTAGAGAAGAGGCCCACGCGCGTGCGGAGGAGATACGCGCCGAGGGGGAGACCCGCGCCGAGGAGATCGAGGCGGCGGCCGAAGAGGACGCAGACGAGATCCTCGAGTCCGCAGAGCGCGAGGTCGAACGCGAGATCGAGCAGCTGCGCGAACAGCGACTCTCCAGTGCGAAACTGGAGGCGAAACAGAAGCGCCTGGAGGCGCGCCGGGACGTCCTCGGCGAGGTCCGTGACGGAGTCGAAGCCGAGATCGCCGGCCTCGAGGGCGACACCCGCGAGGAGCTCACCCGCGAGCTGCTCGACGCCGCGAGCGTCGAGTTCGATACCGGTGACGAGGTCCACGTCTACGGTCGTGCCAGCGACGCCGACCTGCTGACGGCGATCCTCACGGAGTACAACGGCTACGAGTACGCCGGCGAGTACGACTGTCTCGGCGGCGTCGTCGTCGAGAGCGAGGGGTCGCGAGTCCGTGTCAACAACACGTTCGACTCGATCCTCGAGGACGTCTGGGAGGACAACCTCCGGGAGATCAGCGGTCGGCTCTTCGAGCAATGA
- a CDS encoding V-type ATP synthase subunit F codes for MSQNRNQPGDGSQEIAVVGSPEFTTGFRLAGVRRFENVPDDEKSEDLDAAVTKALDDEGVGIVVMHDDDLEYLSRNVRQDVETSVEPVVVTIGSGTGGGGLREQIKRAIGIDLMEEDQE; via the coding sequence ATGAGTCAGAATCGAAACCAGCCCGGAGACGGGAGCCAGGAAATCGCAGTCGTCGGCAGCCCCGAGTTCACGACGGGCTTCCGGCTCGCAGGTGTGCGACGATTCGAGAACGTCCCGGACGACGAGAAATCCGAGGACTTAGACGCCGCCGTCACGAAGGCACTCGACGACGAGGGAGTCGGTATCGTCGTCATGCACGACGACGACCTCGAGTACCTCTCGCGGAACGTGAGACAGGACGTCGAGACGAGCGTCGAACCCGTCGTCGTCACCATCGGCAGCGGCACGGGTGGCGGCGGTCTACGCGAACAGATCAAACGCGCCATCGGAATCGACCTGATGGAAGAGGACCAAGAGTAA
- a CDS encoding V-type ATP synthase subunit D, whose amino-acid sequence MAKDVKPTRKELMQIEDRIDLSERGHGTLEKKRDGLIMEFMDILDKAQDVRGELSEDYEDAQKKINMARAMEGDVAVRGAAAALQEHPEITTESKNIMGVVVPQIESSRVSKSLGQRGYGIMGTSARIDEAAEAYEDLLESIILAAEVETAMKKMLREIETTKRRVNALEFKLLPDLYENKEYIEQKLEEQEREEIFRLKKIKEKKEQEEKEARQVDEDVVSGDELEQATAGGLPGGD is encoded by the coding sequence ATGGCCAAGGACGTCAAACCGACCCGCAAGGAGTTGATGCAGATCGAAGATCGCATCGACCTCTCCGAGCGGGGCCACGGCACCTTAGAGAAGAAACGCGACGGGCTGATCATGGAGTTCATGGACATCCTCGATAAGGCCCAGGACGTCCGTGGAGAGCTCTCCGAGGACTACGAGGACGCCCAGAAGAAGATCAACATGGCCCGGGCGATGGAGGGGGACGTGGCGGTTCGGGGCGCGGCCGCAGCCCTGCAGGAACACCCCGAGATCACCACCGAATCGAAGAACATCATGGGGGTCGTCGTCCCGCAGATCGAGTCCTCGAGAGTCTCGAAGAGCCTCGGTCAGCGCGGCTACGGGATCATGGGCACCTCCGCGCGCATCGACGAGGCCGCCGAGGCCTACGAGGACCTCCTCGAGAGCATCATCCTCGCCGCCGAGGTCGAGACGGCGATGAAGAAGATGCTCCGGGAGATCGAGACGACCAAGCGCCGGGTGAACGCCCTCGAGTTCAAACTCCTGCCCGACCTCTACGAGAACAAAGAGTACATCGAGCAGAAACTCGAGGAACAGGAGCGCGAGGAGATCTTCCGGCTGAAGAAGATCAAAGAGAAGAAAGAACAGGAGGAGAAGGAGGCCCGCCAGGTCGACGAGGACGTCGTCTCCGGCGACGAACTCGAGCAGGCGACCGCCGGCGGCCTCCCCGGCGGCGACTGA
- the ahaH gene encoding ATP synthase archaeal subunit H yields the protein MPRPEVLERIQSAEEEADEIVAQAANDRDERIAEARERAEEIRTDAEQEARDLKERRLEAAREEIDAECERVLREGEQEREALAERAERRVDDVTEYVVDLFQEDVYAQT from the coding sequence ATGCCGAGGCCAGAGGTTCTCGAACGAATACAGTCGGCAGAGGAGGAAGCCGACGAGATCGTCGCACAGGCAGCAAACGACCGCGACGAGCGGATAGCCGAGGCCCGGGAACGTGCCGAGGAGATCCGCACGGACGCGGAACAAGAGGCGCGGGATCTCAAGGAGCGTCGCCTCGAGGCGGCGCGCGAGGAGATCGACGCAGAGTGCGAGCGCGTCCTCCGCGAAGGCGAACAGGAGCGCGAGGCGCTCGCCGAGCGCGCCGAACGCCGGGTCGACGACGTCACCGAGTACGTCGTCGACCTGTTCCAGGAGGACGTGTATGCTCAGACCTGA
- a CDS encoding DUF6276 family protein — MSCPACGEVRVVFPVPERYREYAPDGASVATICPRCLVVDVPGDDELEGAPAAGEPKSDPEFDRLGDAFPTRPNRAIPLALAIGLSSSLATNRAAIAALLEETERAGADPLLALDRLLAEPTVEPAVDLERRRHQFEQLLY, encoded by the coding sequence ATGTCCTGTCCGGCCTGTGGCGAGGTGCGAGTCGTTTTTCCCGTTCCCGAGCGATACCGCGAGTACGCACCCGACGGTGCGTCGGTGGCGACGATCTGTCCGCGCTGTCTCGTCGTCGACGTCCCCGGAGACGACGAACTCGAGGGGGCACCCGCTGCCGGAGAGCCGAAATCCGACCCCGAGTTCGACCGACTCGGCGACGCCTTCCCGACCCGGCCGAACCGCGCGATACCGCTCGCGCTCGCGATCGGTCTGAGTTCCTCGCTGGCGACGAACAGGGCCGCGATCGCGGCGCTCCTCGAGGAGACCGAACGCGCCGGGGCCGATCCGCTGCTCGCCCTCGACCGGTTGCTCGCTGAGCCGACCGTCGAACCGGCGGTCGATCTCGAGCGCCGGCGCCACCAGTTCGAACAGCTGCTGTACTGA
- a CDS encoding ATP synthase subunit A, with protein sequence MSQADNTEAVREDGIINSVSGPVVTAADLDARMNDVVYVGDEGLMGEVIEIEGNLTTIQVYEETSGVGPGEPVENTGEPLSVDLGPGMLDSIYDGVQRPLDELEKKMGSAFLDRGVDAPGIDLEKQWEFTPTVSEGDAVEAGDVIGEVPETESITHRVMVPPNSEGGEISSIEAGSFTVEEPVAELDSGEEITMHQEWPVRRARPASEKQTPTVPLVSGQRIQDGLFPIAKGGTAAIPGPFGSGKTVTQHQLAKWSDADIVVYVGCGERGNEMTEVIEDFPELEDPKTGKPLMSRTCLIANTSNMPVAARESCIYTGVTIAEYFRDMGYDVALMADSTSRWAEAMREISSRLEEMPGEEGYPAYLSAALSEFYERAGLFENINGTEGSVSVIGAVSPPGGDFSEPVTQNTLRIVKTFWALDADLAERRHFPSINWNESYSLYRQQLDPWFRENVAEDYPEIRQWGVDVLDEEGELQEIVQLVGKDALPEDQQLTLEVARYLREAWLQQNAFHDVDTFCPPEKTYRMLQAIRTFNDEAFAALEAGVPVEEIIQIEAAPRLNRMGTAEEWDEFIEELEDDLESQLRELY encoded by the coding sequence ATGAGTCAGGCAGACAACACAGAAGCCGTCAGAGAAGACGGCATCATCAACAGCGTGAGCGGTCCGGTCGTGACCGCCGCGGACCTCGACGCCCGGATGAACGACGTCGTCTACGTCGGCGACGAAGGGCTGATGGGCGAGGTCATCGAAATCGAAGGGAACCTGACCACGATTCAGGTGTACGAGGAGACCTCCGGCGTCGGCCCGGGCGAACCCGTCGAGAACACGGGCGAACCCCTCAGCGTCGACCTCGGTCCCGGAATGCTCGACTCCATCTACGACGGCGTCCAGCGCCCGCTCGACGAACTCGAGAAGAAGATGGGCTCGGCGTTCTTGGACCGCGGTGTCGACGCGCCGGGGATCGACCTCGAGAAGCAGTGGGAGTTCACCCCCACCGTCTCCGAGGGCGACGCCGTCGAAGCCGGTGACGTCATCGGCGAGGTTCCGGAAACCGAGAGCATCACCCACAGGGTGATGGTGCCGCCGAACTCCGAGGGCGGCGAGATTTCCTCGATCGAGGCCGGGAGCTTCACCGTCGAAGAGCCCGTCGCGGAACTCGACTCCGGCGAGGAGATCACGATGCACCAGGAGTGGCCCGTCCGCCGCGCGCGGCCGGCCAGCGAGAAGCAGACGCCGACGGTGCCGCTCGTCTCCGGACAGCGCATCCAGGACGGCCTGTTCCCCATCGCGAAAGGTGGGACTGCGGCGATTCCCGGCCCCTTCGGCTCCGGGAAGACCGTAACCCAGCACCAGCTCGCGAAGTGGTCCGACGCGGACATCGTCGTCTACGTCGGCTGCGGCGAGCGGGGCAACGAGATGACCGAAGTGATCGAGGACTTCCCGGAACTCGAGGACCCCAAGACGGGGAAACCCCTCATGTCCCGGACGTGCCTCATCGCGAACACCTCGAACATGCCCGTCGCAGCGCGTGAGTCCTGCATCTACACGGGGGTCACCATCGCGGAGTACTTCCGCGACATGGGGTACGACGTGGCGCTGATGGCCGACTCCACCTCGCGGTGGGCAGAGGCCATGCGTGAGATTTCGAGTCGACTCGAGGAGATGCCCGGCGAGGAGGGTTACCCCGCCTACCTCTCCGCGGCGCTGTCGGAGTTCTACGAGCGCGCCGGCCTGTTCGAGAACATCAACGGCACCGAGGGATCGGTGTCGGTCATCGGCGCGGTCTCGCCGCCGGGCGGCGACTTCTCCGAGCCGGTCACCCAGAACACCCTGCGTATCGTCAAGACGTTCTGGGCGCTCGACGCGGACTTAGCCGAGCGCCGCCACTTCCCGTCGATCAACTGGAACGAGTCGTACTCGCTGTACCGCCAGCAGCTCGATCCCTGGTTCCGCGAGAACGTCGCCGAAGACTACCCGGAGATCCGCCAGTGGGGCGTCGACGTGCTCGACGAGGAGGGCGAACTCCAGGAGATCGTCCAGCTCGTCGGCAAGGACGCGCTGCCGGAGGACCAGCAGCTGACCTTAGAGGTCGCTCGCTACCTCCGTGAGGCGTGGCTCCAGCAGAACGCCTTCCACGACGTGGACACGTTCTGCCCGCCGGAGAAGACCTACCGGATGCTCCAGGCGATCAGGACGTTCAACGACGAGGCCTTCGCCGCACTCGAGGCCGGCGTCCCGGTCGAAGAGATCATCCAGATCGAGGCCGCCCCCCGGCTCAACCGGATGGGCACCGCAGAGGAGTGGGACGAGTTCATCGAGGAGCTCGAAGACGACCTCGAGTCCCAGCTCAGGGAGCTGTACTAA
- a CDS encoding methyltransferase domain-containing protein, protein MGILENKARARLFYKYLSRVYDRINPFIWNEEMRAEALSLLEFPEDAMVLDVGCGTGFGTEGLLEHVDTVYALDQSEHQLEKAYAKLGRTGGPVHFHRGDAERLPFATNSFDIVWSSGSIEYWPDPVRTLREFRRVLEPGGQVLVVGPNSPDNVVARTLADAMMLFYDEYEADRMFKEAGFEDVKHKFMGPSYEPEVAITTIGRVPE, encoded by the coding sequence ATGGGTATTCTCGAGAACAAGGCCCGCGCTCGGCTGTTCTACAAGTACCTCTCGCGGGTGTACGACCGGATCAATCCGTTCATCTGGAACGAGGAGATGCGCGCGGAGGCGCTCTCGCTGCTCGAGTTCCCCGAGGACGCGATGGTGCTCGACGTCGGCTGTGGCACCGGCTTCGGCACCGAGGGACTACTCGAGCACGTCGACACCGTCTATGCGCTCGACCAGAGCGAACACCAGCTCGAGAAGGCCTACGCGAAACTCGGCAGGACCGGCGGTCCGGTCCACTTCCACCGGGGCGACGCCGAGCGACTCCCCTTCGCGACGAACAGTTTCGATATCGTCTGGTCGTCGGGATCGATCGAGTACTGGCCGGACCCCGTCAGAACGCTCCGGGAGTTCCGTCGCGTCCTCGAACCGGGCGGACAGGTGCTCGTCGTCGGGCCGAACTCCCCCGACAACGTCGTCGCCCGGACGCTCGCGGACGCCATGATGCTCTTTTACGACGAGTACGAGGCCGACCGGATGTTCAAGGAGGCGGGCTTCGAGGACGTCAAACACAAGTTCATGGGGCCGTCCTACGAGCCAGAGGTCGCGATCACGACCATCGGGCGGGTGCCCGAGTAG
- a CDS encoding ATP synthase subunit B: MKEYQTITEISGPLVFAEVDEPVGYDEIVEIETPEGETLRGQVLESSEGLVSIQVFEGTGGIDRNASVRFLGETMKMPVTEDLLGRVMDGSGNPIDGGPEIVPDERRDIVGAAINPYSREYPEEFIQTGVSSIDGMNTLVRGQKLPIFSGSGLPHNDLALQIARQATVPEEEEGGEEGSEFAVIFGAMGITQEEANEFMQDFERTGALERSVVFMNLADDPAVERTVTPRLALTTAEYLAFDKGYHVLVILTDITNYCEALREIGAAREEVPGRRGYPGYMYTDLAQLYERAGRIQGREGSVTQIPILTMPGDDDTHPIPDLTGYITEGQIYVDRDIHSQGIEPPINVLPSLSRLMDDGIGEGLTRGDHADVSDQMYAAYAEGEDLRDLVNIVGREALSERDNKYLDFADRFEAEFVQQGYDTNRSIDETIELGWDLLSDLPKEELNRIDEDLIEEHYRETEAETVQAD; this comes from the coding sequence ATGAAAGAGTATCAAACAATCACGGAGATCAGCGGTCCGCTGGTGTTCGCCGAGGTCGACGAACCGGTCGGCTACGACGAGATCGTCGAGATCGAGACGCCGGAGGGCGAGACGCTGCGCGGACAGGTACTGGAATCGAGCGAGGGGCTCGTCTCCATCCAGGTGTTCGAGGGAACGGGCGGTATCGACCGCAACGCCTCGGTTCGGTTCCTGGGCGAGACGATGAAGATGCCCGTCACCGAGGACCTCCTCGGTCGCGTGATGGACGGCTCCGGGAACCCGATCGACGGCGGACCGGAGATCGTTCCCGACGAACGCCGCGACATCGTCGGCGCGGCGATCAACCCCTACTCGCGTGAGTACCCCGAGGAGTTCATCCAGACGGGCGTGAGCTCGATCGACGGAATGAACACCCTCGTCCGGGGCCAGAAGCTGCCGATCTTCTCCGGCTCCGGGCTTCCGCACAACGACCTCGCGCTCCAGATCGCCCGCCAGGCGACCGTGCCGGAGGAAGAAGAGGGCGGCGAGGAGGGTTCGGAGTTCGCAGTGATCTTCGGCGCGATGGGGATCACCCAGGAGGAGGCCAACGAGTTCATGCAGGACTTCGAGCGCACGGGCGCACTCGAGCGCTCGGTCGTCTTCATGAACCTCGCGGACGACCCCGCAGTCGAGCGAACGGTCACGCCACGACTCGCGCTCACCACGGCGGAGTATCTCGCCTTCGACAAGGGCTACCACGTGCTGGTCATCCTCACGGACATCACGAACTACTGTGAGGCGCTGCGTGAGATCGGTGCCGCCCGCGAGGAGGTGCCCGGTCGACGTGGCTATCCGGGATACATGTACACCGACCTGGCCCAGCTCTACGAGCGCGCAGGCCGGATCCAGGGCCGCGAGGGATCGGTCACCCAGATTCCGATCCTCACGATGCCCGGCGACGACGACACCCACCCGATCCCCGACCTGACGGGGTACATCACGGAGGGCCAGATCTACGTCGACCGAGACATCCACTCCCAGGGTATCGAGCCGCCGATCAACGTGTTGCCGAGCCTGTCGCGGCTGATGGACGACGGGATCGGCGAGGGGCTCACCCGCGGCGACCACGCCGACGTCTCCGACCAGATGTACGCGGCGTACGCGGAGGGTGAGGACCTGCGCGACCTCGTGAACATCGTCGGCCGCGAGGCGCTCTCCGAGCGGGACAACAAGTACCTCGACTTCGCCGACCGCTTCGAGGCGGAGTTCGTCCAGCAGGGGTACGACACCAACCGCTCGATCGACGAGACGATCGAACTCGGCTGGGACCTGCTGTCGGACCTTCCGAAGGAGGAACTCAACCGGATCGACGAGGACCTCATCGAGGAGCACTACCGCGAGACCGAAGCCGAGACCGTTCAGGCCGACTGA
- a CDS encoding helix-turn-helix transcriptional regulator produces the protein MPTDSLLDVFGALHSRIELFGALEHGPLEKPELEAALGCSRSTVDRAVRDLESAGLLTRTEGGYELTLYGRLLVDRYLACLDDAAEIVPAGPLLSSLPPEAPMAATFLDGASVVRSTPPVPHQPVSEFERLLGRADRLRGLSCCISQSTTPRLLADRVLEGSLAADLVVCEDLASYALEPSRRACTRALLETEGYRLHRVESLPYGLVLLEIDGDHRVVLFVYGDENDVLGTIHNDTPEAVAWAESVYERYRADAETLSADRLE, from the coding sequence GTGCCCACCGACTCGCTGCTCGACGTGTTCGGTGCGCTTCACTCCCGGATCGAACTGTTCGGCGCGCTGGAACACGGTCCACTCGAGAAACCCGAACTCGAGGCCGCCCTCGGCTGCTCTCGATCGACCGTCGACCGGGCGGTCCGCGACCTCGAGAGCGCCGGCTTGCTGACCCGTACCGAAGGCGGGTACGAGCTGACGCTGTACGGTCGGCTCCTCGTCGATCGGTACCTCGCCTGTCTCGACGACGCCGCCGAGATCGTTCCGGCGGGGCCGCTTCTCTCCTCGCTGCCGCCGGAGGCGCCGATGGCCGCCACGTTCCTCGACGGCGCGTCGGTCGTCCGGTCGACGCCGCCCGTTCCCCACCAGCCGGTGAGCGAGTTCGAACGGCTGCTCGGCCGGGCCGACCGGCTTCGCGGCCTCTCGTGTTGTATCTCGCAGTCGACGACGCCGCGGCTGCTCGCAGACCGCGTCCTCGAGGGCAGCCTGGCGGCCGACCTCGTCGTCTGCGAGGACCTCGCGTCGTACGCCCTCGAGCCGTCGAGGCGGGCGTGTACGCGGGCCTTACTCGAGACCGAGGGCTACCGGCTTCACCGCGTCGAGTCGCTCCCCTACGGGCTGGTGCTCCTCGAAATCGACGGCGACCACCGGGTCGTACTGTTCGTCTACGGCGATGAGAACGACGTTCTCGGGACGATCCACAACGACACGCCCGAGGCCGTCGCCTGGGCTGAGTCGGTGTACGAGCGCTACCGGGCGGACGCCGAGACGCTGTCGGCCGATCGCCTCGAGTAG
- a CDS encoding V-type ATP synthase subunit I, translating to MLRPERMSKVSVTGSRGVMPTVIETVHRLNLVHLSDYDGSWEGFDNGNPIAGADEASEKLVTVRALESTLGIEADETEFGGLENDWERRLERTRTRVNELDDRRSEIREDLRQVDERIDRVAPFAALGVDLDLLSGYETVDVVVGEGSRAAVEAALEEAAEVRAYETFTGDGVIAIVAAPAEGSPEGIIDDALVGIEFTRHPVPETAEAPETYVAELEGEKRRLETSLEEIDAELEEIRREEGAFLLRLEEELTIDVQRAEAPLQFATTDRAFVAEGWIPAETYDEFVAALRDAVGESVEIEQLEVADYEEHEHGAEAHTGSGGDGEDEESEATAQPAQKAATDGGTKQTGGHGSGAVTMDDQPPVILNNITPAKPFELLVKMVSQPKYSELDPTLLVFLTYPFAFGFMIGDIGYGILYMLMGWGCWKLFDSDAGKALGTIGIWAGAFTILFGWLYDDIFGVHMEYFVPEGIHGPMQDYLFVASLDKGLQATEWAMLWIILSLIFGLIHLNIGLIMGFINELSHGVKTAVYERLSWILAMNGLFIWFFAHEDAGSFDHGIGFLPDDLAFSETKPDFLVGTTDEAVLNSFLGFVGLPEIVGVIGLAAFIVGAVMVGVGEGIAGVFEVPAWAFGHVLSYLRMVAVLLAKGGMAFAVNLLVFGAYEYTEDGYTSFALFEAPSSVAEGDGGTEVAFEGLVWIGLNADFIGVTILALIGAVLVFVFGHILVLLLGITAAGIQMLRLEYVEFFQKFYEGGGEEYEPFGHGRNADADRSAQPQAD from the coding sequence ATGCTCAGACCTGAGCGGATGAGCAAGGTCTCGGTGACCGGCTCCCGGGGCGTCATGCCCACGGTCATCGAGACTGTCCACCGGCTCAACCTCGTCCACCTCTCCGATTACGACGGCTCCTGGGAGGGGTTCGACAACGGTAACCCGATCGCGGGCGCCGACGAGGCGTCCGAGAAGCTGGTGACGGTTCGCGCACTCGAGAGTACGCTCGGAATCGAGGCCGACGAGACGGAGTTCGGCGGCCTCGAGAACGACTGGGAGCGCCGGCTCGAGCGGACCCGAACGCGGGTCAACGAACTCGACGACCGCCGCAGCGAGATCCGCGAAGACCTGCGGCAGGTCGACGAGCGGATCGACCGCGTCGCGCCGTTCGCCGCGCTCGGGGTCGACCTCGACCTGCTGTCGGGGTACGAGACCGTCGACGTGGTCGTCGGCGAGGGCTCGCGGGCCGCCGTCGAGGCCGCCCTCGAGGAGGCCGCGGAGGTCCGCGCCTACGAGACGTTCACCGGCGACGGCGTGATCGCGATCGTCGCCGCACCCGCCGAGGGAAGCCCCGAGGGCATCATCGACGACGCGCTCGTCGGTATCGAGTTCACGCGCCACCCCGTCCCGGAGACCGCCGAGGCCCCCGAGACGTACGTCGCGGAACTCGAGGGCGAGAAGCGCCGCCTCGAGACGTCGCTCGAGGAGATCGACGCCGAACTCGAGGAGATCCGCCGCGAGGAGGGCGCCTTCCTGCTCCGACTCGAGGAGGAGCTGACGATCGACGTCCAGCGCGCGGAGGCGCCCCTGCAGTTCGCGACGACCGATCGCGCGTTCGTCGCGGAGGGGTGGATCCCCGCCGAGACCTACGACGAGTTCGTCGCCGCGCTCAGAGACGCCGTCGGCGAGAGCGTCGAGATCGAACAGCTCGAGGTCGCCGACTACGAGGAGCACGAACACGGCGCGGAGGCCCACACCGGCAGCGGCGGCGACGGCGAGGACGAGGAGTCCGAGGCGACCGCCCAGCCGGCCCAGAAGGCCGCGACCGACGGCGGGACGAAGCAGACGGGCGGCCACGGCAGCGGCGCCGTGACGATGGACGACCAGCCGCCGGTGATCCTCAACAACATCACGCCGGCGAAGCCGTTCGAGTTGCTGGTGAAGATGGTGAGCCAGCCCAAGTACAGCGAACTCGATCCCACGCTGCTGGTGTTCCTGACCTACCCGTTCGCGTTCGGGTTCATGATCGGGGACATCGGCTACGGGATCCTCTACATGCTGATGGGCTGGGGCTGCTGGAAGCTCTTCGACTCGGATGCAGGAAAGGCGCTGGGTACGATCGGTATCTGGGCCGGCGCGTTCACGATACTGTTCGGCTGGCTGTACGACGACATCTTCGGCGTCCACATGGAGTACTTCGTTCCCGAAGGAATCCACGGCCCGATGCAGGACTACCTGTTCGTGGCGAGTCTCGACAAGGGCCTGCAGGCGACGGAGTGGGCGATGCTCTGGATCATCCTGAGTTTGATCTTTGGACTGATCCACCTGAACATCGGCCTGATCATGGGCTTCATCAACGAGCTCAGTCACGGCGTCAAGACTGCGGTCTACGAACGACTCTCGTGGATCCTCGCGATGAACGGCCTGTTCATCTGGTTCTTCGCTCACGAAGACGCGGGGAGCTTCGACCACGGTATCGGCTTCCTTCCGGATGATCTCGCGTTCTCCGAGACGAAGCCAGACTTCCTCGTCGGAACGACCGATGAGGCGGTCCTGAACTCGTTCCTCGGGTTCGTTGGATTGCCTGAAATCGTCGGCGTCATCGGACTCGCTGCGTTCATCGTCGGTGCCGTGATGGTCGGCGTCGGCGAGGGGATCGCGGGCGTCTTCGAGGTGCCCGCGTGGGCGTTCGGACACGTCCTCTCGTACCTGCGGATGGTCGCCGTCCTGCTCGCGAAGGGTGGGATGGCGTTCGCCGTGAACCTGCTGGTCTTCGGCGCCTACGAGTACACCGAGGACGGCTACACCTCGTTCGCGCTGTTCGAGGCGCCGAGTTCGGTCGCCGAAGGTGACGGCGGCACGGAAGTCGCCTTCGAGGGCCTCGTCTGGATCGGCCTCAACGCCGACTTCATCGGCGTGACGATCCTCGCGCTCATCGGTGCAGTCCTCGTGTTCGTCTTCGGGCACATTCTGGTCCTCCTGCTGGGGATTACCGCGGCGGGTATCCAGATGCTCCGTCTCGAGTACGTGGAGTTCTTCCAGAAGTTCTACGAGGGCGGCGGCGAGGAGTACGAGCCGTTCGGCCACGGCCGGAACGCCGACGCCGACCGGTCCGCACAGCCTCAGGCCGACTGA
- a CDS encoding zinc ribbon domain-containing protein: MTGDHADTDEGCPKCGHTETEVDDIATTGTGMSKFFDIQNRRFRVVSCTNCGYAELYKGGSTSDMVDLFLG, from the coding sequence ATGACCGGCGACCACGCGGACACCGACGAGGGCTGTCCGAAGTGCGGGCACACGGAGACCGAAGTCGACGACATCGCGACGACGGGGACGGGAATGTCGAAGTTCTTCGACATCCAGAACCGGCGGTTTCGCGTCGTCTCCTGTACGAACTGCGGCTACGCGGAGCTGTACAAGGGTGGCTCGACCAGCGACATGGTAGATCTCTTTCTCGGGTAG